The following proteins are encoded in a genomic region of Coffea eugenioides isolate CCC68of chromosome 6, Ceug_1.0, whole genome shotgun sequence:
- the LOC113774835 gene encoding uncharacterized protein LOC113774835 has protein sequence MKASIKFRDEQKPLVRAKIPLNVLSFPFQSGIVAGESKELSLNLSTFFDAGPAFKIAYRPNDSQNPFSVICKIGIGNFGSPISSPFTMSAEFNFVGSQNQNPSFFIHFKPKFGDFSIKKSHSSMALVKKVEPKLNAAVGNGEEAPPLVKHGYFEESGLFSGAEKIGVLPAESAAAATGIANSMMSGMAVNATTAFPLRSRAVLNFRWGLRFPSAAASDGVDDAVLVGKNVRTAGISFKNVPMLVMDKISIEHVAKKDSKDSKTGSGLNLAGSDDVAGVCLDVRKQLEIIQAENGLLRKALHDLRSDIAAGKMNISLSDGSGGRGGSGRGVEGRDGNKFDRRGNGGDRKQSELNGKSMEGDVNEELMKKTFVGATVV, from the coding sequence ATGAAGGCCTCAATCAAATTCCGCGACGAGCAAAAGCCCTTAGTCAGAGCAAAAATCCCATTAAATGTCCTCAGCTTCCCATTCCAATCAGGAATCGTCGCTGGCGAATCCAAAGAGCTCTCTTTAAATCTCTCCACTTTCTTTGATGCCGGCCCAGCCTTCAAAATCGCTTATCGCCCGAATGATTCTCAAAACCCTTTTAGCGTGATTTGCAAAATCGGAATTGGGAATTTTGGGTCTCCAATTTCGAGCCCTTTTACCATGAGCGCCGAATTCAATTTTGTTGGCAGTCAAAATCAAAATCCTAGCTTTTTTATCCACTTCAAGCCTAAATTTGGGGACTTTTCAATCAAGAAATCACATTCATCCATGGCTTTGGTGAAAAAAGTGGAACCAAAGCTGAACGCCGCTGTTGGCAATGGCGAGGAGGCGCCGCCGTTGGTGAAGCACGGGTATTTTGAGGAGAGCGGGCTCTTTTCGGGTGCGGAGAAAATCGGGGTTTTGCCAGCGGAGTCAGCTGCAGCGGCGACTGGGATAGCGAATAGCATGATGTCTGGGATGGCCGTGAATGCCACTACTGCTTTTCCATTGAGAAGCCGTGCTGTACTGAATTTCCGGTGGGGGCTTAGGTTTCCGTCGGCTGCTGCTTCGGATGGGGTTGATGATGCAGTTTTAGTAGGGAAGAATGTGCGGACGGCTGGGATTTCGTTTAAAAATGTCCCTATGCTTGTGATGGACAAAATCTCGATCGAACACGTAGCCAAGAAGGATTCGAAAGATTCTAAAACTGGGTCGGGTTTAAATTTGGCGGGGAGTGATGACGTGGCTGGGGTGTGTTTGGATGTGAGGAAGCAGCTTGAGATTATTCAAGCCGAGAATGGGCTGTTGAGGAAAGCTTTACATGATCTGAGATCAGATATAGCGGCTGGGAAGATGAACATATCCTTGTCGGATGGTAGTGGGGGCCGTGGTGGCAGCGGTCGTGGTGTCGAGGGGAGGGATGGGAATAAATTTGATAGGCGGGGCAATGGCGGTGACAGGAAGCAATCAGAACTTAATGGGAAGAGCATGGAAGGAGACGTGAACGAGGAACTGATGAAGAAGACTTTTGTTGGTGCTACTGTTGTTTGA